In a single window of the Niabella ginsenosidivorans genome:
- the rfbC gene encoding dTDP-4-dehydrorhamnose 3,5-epimerase codes for MPFVPTGLEGLLVFEPRVFEDARGYFFEAYNQSVFNQAGVHDRFIQDNQSYSTYGVIRGLHYQLQPHAQCKLVRVLEGTILDVAVDMRKNAATYGTVFTIELSTANKKQLLIPHGFAHGFSVLSQAATVLYKCDALYNKESEGGVIYNDPDLAIDWKIPEKDVIISDKDLLLPSFKNAINNF; via the coding sequence ATGCCATTTGTACCCACCGGCCTGGAAGGCCTCCTTGTATTTGAGCCCCGTGTGTTTGAAGATGCGCGCGGCTATTTTTTTGAGGCTTATAATCAATCTGTATTTAACCAGGCAGGGGTCCATGACCGTTTTATCCAGGATAATCAATCCTATTCAACCTACGGGGTGATCAGGGGGCTGCACTACCAGTTACAGCCGCATGCACAATGCAAACTGGTACGCGTACTGGAAGGAACAATACTGGACGTGGCAGTAGACATGCGTAAAAATGCGGCTACCTACGGAACCGTTTTTACCATTGAACTTTCTACAGCCAATAAAAAACAGTTGCTCATTCCTCATGGATTTGCACATGGGTTCTCTGTTTTGAGCCAGGCAGCTACAGTGCTGTATAAATGTGATGCATTATATAACAAGGAAAGTGAAGGCGGCGTGATCTATAATGATCCCGATCTGGCAATAGACTGGAAGATCCCTGAAAAGGACGTCATCATTTCTGATAAGGACCTGCTGTTGCCTTCGTTTAAGAATGCCATAAATAATTTTTAA
- a CDS encoding DegT/DnrJ/EryC1/StrS family aminotransferase, which yields MKPLQMVDTHTQYHKIKDEVDKAVIEVMESSAFINGKIVQEFAGNLAGYLNVKHVIPCGNGTDALQIALMALGLKPGDEVITPSFTYIATTEVVALLRLTPVFVDVDEKTFCIDPAAIEKAITPRTKAIVPVHLYGQSANMEAIMKIAEKHSLFVIEDNAQAIGCNFHFSDGSSKKTGTIGHIGCTSFYPSKNLGAFGDGGSLFTNDDALAEKLKMIANHGQKVRYYHDLVGCNSRLDSIQAAILNIKLKHLDAYCKARQEVAAYYNAAFSGNDKITVPYKADNSDHVYHQYTLILNNVERDAFKDRLEKKGVPSMIYYPLPAHKQKMFAQFDVANQELPVTTYLTDRVISLPIHTEMDAEQLAFIKDAVLSAL from the coding sequence ATGAAACCTTTGCAAATGGTGGATACGCATACGCAGTATCATAAAATTAAGGACGAGGTAGATAAGGCAGTTATTGAGGTGATGGAAAGCTCGGCGTTCATTAACGGAAAGATCGTACAGGAATTTGCGGGTAACCTGGCCGGCTATCTCAACGTAAAGCATGTAATTCCCTGCGGTAACGGAACAGATGCCTTACAGATTGCCCTGATGGCGCTGGGGCTGAAACCGGGGGATGAAGTTATTACCCCTTCCTTCACCTATATTGCCACAACAGAAGTGGTGGCGCTGCTAAGGCTGACACCTGTATTTGTAGATGTGGATGAAAAGACATTTTGCATCGATCCTGCGGCTATAGAGAAGGCTATAACTCCCCGGACAAAAGCGATCGTTCCGGTGCATCTTTACGGCCAATCGGCCAATATGGAAGCGATCATGAAAATTGCAGAAAAGCATAGCCTTTTTGTAATCGAAGACAATGCCCAGGCCATTGGCTGTAATTTTCATTTCTCAGACGGTTCTTCTAAAAAAACAGGCACTATTGGGCATATCGGCTGTACCTCGTTTTACCCCAGCAAGAACCTGGGCGCATTTGGAGACGGGGGTTCCCTGTTCACCAATGATGATGCGCTTGCAGAAAAATTAAAAATGATCGCCAATCATGGTCAGAAAGTGCGCTATTATCATGATCTGGTAGGATGTAACAGCCGTTTGGACAGCATTCAGGCGGCCATACTTAATATTAAGCTGAAACACCTGGATGCCTATTGCAAAGCACGCCAGGAGGTAGCCGCTTATTATAATGCGGCTTTTTCAGGAAATGATAAGATCACGGTACCTTATAAAGCGGACAATTCGGATCATGTGTATCACCAGTATACGCTTATTTTAAATAATGTAGAGCGCGATGCGTTCAAAGACCGGCTGGAGAAAAAAGGAGTTCCTTCTATGATCTATTACCCGCTGCCTGCGCATAAACAAAAAATGTTTGCTCAGTTTGATGTGGCCAACCAGGAATTGCCGGTCACTACCTATCTCACAGATCGGGTTATTTCGCTTCCGATCCATACGGAAATGGATGCTGAGCAACTGGCCTTTATTAAAGATGCGGTGCTTTCTGCTCTGTAA
- a CDS encoding 3-deoxy-D-manno-octulosonic acid transferase, which yields MSVVIYTIFLYLYRWGISVASVFNKKARLWISGRKRLAEWLHQSFGNNNSPVIWMHCASLGEFEQGRPVLEALKQQYPGHKILLTFFSPSGYEIRKNYNQADWVGYLPLDTPANVKQFLDQVRPELALFVKYEYWYHFLHQLNRRNIPTLLISALFRENSIFLKSYGGFHRKMLGFFTHIFVQDAASKERLAHIVPDIKVTAAGDTRFDRVVQIADQFTPIPVIERFAKDKPFIIVAGSTWPEDEHLLSQYINKNKRNTSLIIAPHEINKEHIDEIIKYFPDAVLYSVTEQDADAALNSNILIIDNIGMLSRLYYYASVAYIGGGFNKSGIHNTLEAAVFSRPVIFGPNYRKFYEAISLIKKEGAFSYSTGNELEDEIRKLKNNPAFLEICGKNAGDFVRAGTGATAIILSYIEANLR from the coding sequence TTGTCAGTTGTTATATATACTATATTCCTGTATTTATACAGGTGGGGAATATCGGTTGCTTCGGTGTTCAATAAAAAAGCAAGGTTGTGGATCTCCGGAAGAAAGCGGTTAGCCGAATGGCTGCACCAGTCGTTTGGCAATAACAATTCCCCTGTGATCTGGATGCACTGCGCATCACTGGGTGAATTTGAACAGGGCCGCCCGGTGCTGGAGGCCCTGAAACAGCAATACCCTGGGCATAAAATACTACTCACTTTTTTTTCTCCTTCAGGCTACGAGATCCGGAAAAACTATAACCAGGCTGATTGGGTGGGCTACCTGCCACTGGATACCCCGGCTAACGTAAAGCAGTTCCTGGACCAGGTACGTCCGGAATTAGCCCTGTTTGTTAAATACGAATACTGGTATCATTTCCTGCACCAGCTTAACAGAAGAAACATCCCTACCCTTCTTATTTCAGCGCTTTTCAGGGAAAATTCCATCTTTTTAAAATCCTATGGCGGTTTCCATAGGAAAATGCTGGGTTTCTTTACGCATATTTTTGTGCAGGATGCAGCCAGTAAAGAACGGCTGGCACATATAGTGCCGGATATAAAAGTGACCGCTGCCGGCGATACAAGATTTGACCGGGTGGTGCAAATTGCGGATCAGTTTACCCCGATACCTGTAATTGAACGCTTTGCAAAAGACAAACCTTTTATCATCGTTGCCGGCAGCACCTGGCCGGAGGATGAGCACCTCCTGTCTCAATATATAAATAAAAACAAAAGAAATACATCGTTAATAATTGCTCCGCATGAAATTAATAAAGAGCATATTGACGAAATAATCAAATACTTCCCGGATGCTGTCCTTTATTCGGTAACAGAGCAGGATGCAGATGCAGCGCTGAACAGCAATATCTTAATTATTGATAATATTGGTATGCTTTCCAGGCTTTATTATTATGCATCGGTTGCTTATATCGGAGGGGGGTTTAATAAATCCGGCATCCATAATACCCTGGAGGCGGCTGTATTTTCCAGGCCGGTTATTTTTGGGCCTAACTACAGGAAGTTTTACGAAGCAATAAGCTTAATAAAAAAAGAAGGTGCCTTTTCCTATTCTACTGGTAATGAATTGGAAGATGAAATAAGAAAACTAAAAAATAATCCTGCCTTTTTAGAAATCTGTGGAAAAAATGCCGGTGATTTTGTACGGGCAGGCACCGGTGCAACAGCAATTATACTGAGTTATATTGAAGCAAACCTGCGATAG
- a CDS encoding thymidine kinase — translation MFIEPNLTGERRGWIEVICGSMFSGKTEELIRRLKRVQFANLKAEIFKPAIDTRYDEEHIVSHDTNVIHSTPVDNSQKILLLGQSVDVIGIDEAQFFDAELPDVCDQLAYKGIRVIVAGLDMDYTGKPFGRMPDILARADYITKLHAICVKCGNIANYSYRKIPDDDQIMLGATDAYEPRCRKCYFDKV, via the coding sequence ATGTTTATTGAACCGAACCTTACAGGAGAGCGGCGCGGATGGATTGAAGTGATCTGTGGTTCCATGTTTAGCGGAAAAACGGAAGAGCTGATCAGGCGGTTAAAACGGGTGCAGTTTGCCAACCTGAAAGCGGAAATATTTAAACCGGCCATAGATACCCGTTATGATGAAGAGCATATTGTTTCACATGATACAAACGTCATTCACTCAACACCGGTAGATAATTCACAGAAAATACTGCTGCTGGGCCAGAGCGTGGATGTGATCGGGATTGATGAAGCGCAGTTTTTTGATGCCGAGCTGCCCGATGTTTGCGATCAGCTGGCCTATAAGGGAATCAGGGTGATCGTTGCGGGGCTGGATATGGATTATACCGGGAAGCCTTTTGGCCGGATGCCCGATATTCTTGCAAGAGCAGACTATATTACAAAGCTGCACGCGATCTGTGTGAAATGCGGGAACATTGCCAATTACTCTTACCGTAAAATTCCGGATGACGACCAGATCATGCTGGGCGCAACAGACGCGTATGAACCCCGTTGCAGGAAATGCTATTTTGATAAAGTCTAA
- a CDS encoding heme exporter protein CcmB has translation MRQQYSFYGILLYIAATVFVLFLVIDEPEGNIWNGLFWVIQLFICINAVAKSFLQESRGRMLYFYTIASPVHFVLAKLLFNSALMLMMSFISLLLFFALLGNPVQKVTPFIALVLLGGWSLSMVFTFLAAIAAKAQQNAAIMAILGFPLIIPQLMLLMKITSATFNPALSIQWNDIALLIALDLLVGILAVILFPFLWKD, from the coding sequence ATCAGGCAGCAATACAGTTTTTATGGAATATTATTATATATAGCAGCCACGGTATTTGTATTGTTCCTGGTTATTGACGAGCCCGAAGGCAATATCTGGAACGGGCTGTTCTGGGTCATTCAACTGTTCATCTGCATCAATGCTGTTGCCAAAAGCTTTTTACAGGAAAGCCGGGGCCGGATGCTTTATTTCTATACCATAGCTTCTCCTGTCCATTTTGTGCTGGCTAAATTATTATTCAACTCGGCATTAATGCTTATGATGTCATTCATCAGCCTTTTATTGTTTTTTGCCTTGCTGGGCAACCCCGTGCAAAAAGTAACCCCATTCATCGCACTGGTATTATTAGGTGGCTGGAGCCTGAGCATGGTGTTTACCTTTCTTGCTGCCATTGCGGCCAAAGCACAGCAAAATGCCGCTATAATGGCGATCCTGGGTTTTCCGCTCATTATTCCCCAACTGATGCTGTTAATGAAAATAACTTCGGCCACCTTTAATCCTGCCCTTTCCATACAATGGAACGATATTGCGCTGCTGATAGCGCTTGACCTGCTGGTAGGTATCCTTGCCGTAATCCTGTTCCCTTTCTTATGGAAAGACTGA
- the ccsA gene encoding cytochrome c biogenesis protein CcsA, which produces MILLIYAIVAGMLVKTPNLPALDETIRNVFYHVGMWSAMMVLFICSVVHSIRYLRTLDLKYDVLARNYAATGLFFGFLGYATGAIWASYTWADPNNPAFESFGAVARDPRLIGTAVALLIYLAYLILRSSIPDIDKRAKVSAVYNIFAFAMLFPTIFIIPRILPSLHPGGEGNPALNFKDSSPVMRMVQYPAFIGWALLGVWIATLKIRISLLKEKSLLKK; this is translated from the coding sequence GTGATTTTGTTGATTTATGCCATTGTGGCCGGAATGCTTGTCAAAACCCCCAACCTTCCTGCTCTTGATGAAACCATTCGCAACGTGTTCTATCATGTTGGCATGTGGAGCGCCATGATGGTATTGTTTATATGCTCGGTGGTGCATTCCATCCGGTACCTGCGCACCCTGGATCTGAAATATGATGTTTTAGCGCGGAACTACGCGGCAACAGGTCTCTTTTTCGGATTCCTTGGGTATGCTACCGGCGCTATCTGGGCCAGCTACACCTGGGCAGACCCCAATAATCCCGCTTTTGAATCATTTGGCGCTGTAGCACGGGACCCCCGGTTAATAGGCACCGCTGTAGCGCTTTTAATATACCTTGCCTACCTGATCTTAAGAAGTTCGATACCCGATATAGATAAAAGGGCCAAAGTAAGCGCAGTATATAACATTTTTGCGTTTGCCATGCTCTTCCCGACCATTTTTATCATCCCCAGGATCCTGCCCAGCCTGCATCCCGGCGGAGAGGGCAACCCGGCGCTGAATTTTAAGGATTCCAGCCCGGTAATGCGCATGGTACAGTACCCGGCCTTCATCGGATGGGCGCTGCTGGGCGTGTGGATCGCTACGCTAAAGATCAGGATCAGTTTATTGAAAGAAAAATCGCTATTAAAAAAATGA
- a CDS encoding CcmD family protein: MKQTGTGFMILLLLSLPGLAMAQSSVDSLMRSDGRIYVVIAVLLIILLGLFFYLFRVERRLKKLEDQNKD; encoded by the coding sequence ATGAAACAGACAGGAACAGGGTTCATGATACTATTACTGCTGTCCTTACCGGGGCTGGCAATGGCTCAATCTTCAGTGGATTCCTTAATGAGAAGTGATGGCAGGATCTACGTTGTAATAGCAGTGCTGCTGATTATTCTGTTAGGGCTGTTTTTTTATCTGTTCCGTGTAGAGCGCAGGCTAAAAAAGCTGGAAGACCAAAACAAGGATTAG
- a CDS encoding Glu/Leu/Phe/Val family dehydrogenase, producing the protein MSENNYSFFGAVEKSFHKAARFTKWDKGLLEQINACNSVYRMRFPIKRENGTIEVIEAYRVQHSHHKTPCKGGIRFSMQVNQDEVMALAALMTYKCAIVNVPFGGGKGGIKIDPKNYTPYELEKITRRYTTELIKKNFIGPATDVPAPDYGTGEREMAWIVDTYSAMKPQEIDAAGCVTGKPVSQGGVRGRREATGLGVFFGIREVCHMPEEMEKLGLTPGVEGKRIIVQGLGNVGYHSAKFFHDAGAKIVAIAEYEGAIYNENGLDVEEVFQHRKRTGSVLNFKGATNYKNSREALELDCDILVPAALENVIDKENAPRIRARIIGEAANGPLTPEADEIFLERNILVIPDMYLNAGGVTVSYFEWLKNLSHVRYGRLEKRFTENVNTSILEEIEGLTNKKVDEKKRKMIMHGADEVDLVYSGLEETMITATREIMEEWRNNPEIPDMRTAAYVVAINKVATTYAELGIFP; encoded by the coding sequence ATGTCAGAAAACAATTACAGTTTTTTTGGAGCTGTTGAAAAGAGCTTCCATAAAGCTGCCCGGTTCACCAAATGGGATAAAGGATTGCTGGAACAGATCAATGCCTGTAATTCGGTTTACAGAATGCGTTTTCCTATTAAAAGAGAAAACGGAACCATTGAAGTTATTGAAGCCTACCGGGTGCAGCACTCGCACCATAAAACTCCCTGTAAAGGAGGCATCCGCTTTTCCATGCAGGTAAATCAGGATGAAGTAATGGCGCTGGCAGCACTGATGACCTATAAATGCGCTATTGTAAACGTGCCCTTTGGCGGCGGCAAAGGCGGTATTAAAATAGATCCTAAAAATTATACTCCTTACGAGCTGGAAAAAATTACCCGCCGCTATACTACCGAATTAATAAAAAAGAATTTTATAGGGCCGGCGACGGATGTTCCGGCTCCTGATTATGGTACCGGTGAACGGGAAATGGCCTGGATTGTGGATACCTATAGTGCTATGAAGCCGCAGGAAATAGATGCCGCCGGCTGTGTTACCGGTAAACCCGTAAGCCAGGGCGGTGTAAGAGGCCGCAGGGAAGCTACAGGACTGGGGGTATTCTTTGGCATCCGCGAAGTTTGTCATATGCCTGAAGAAATGGAAAAACTGGGGCTGACGCCGGGCGTGGAAGGCAAGCGTATCATTGTTCAGGGACTGGGCAACGTGGGGTATCACTCGGCAAAATTCTTTCACGATGCCGGGGCAAAAATAGTAGCCATTGCTGAATACGAAGGCGCCATCTATAATGAAAACGGGCTGGATGTGGAGGAAGTATTCCAGCACCGGAAACGCACCGGCTCTGTACTGAACTTTAAAGGAGCCACCAACTATAAAAATTCAAGAGAAGCGCTGGAACTGGACTGCGATATTTTAGTTCCCGCAGCGCTCGAAAATGTGATTGATAAGGAAAATGCCCCCAGGATCAGGGCCAGGATCATTGGTGAAGCAGCCAACGGGCCATTGACCCCCGAAGCCGATGAGATCTTCCTGGAAAGGAACATCCTGGTGATCCCTGATATGTACCTGAATGCAGGGGGAGTTACTGTTTCCTATTTTGAATGGCTGAAAAACCTGAGCCATGTACGGTATGGCCGCCTTGAAAAGCGCTTTACTGAAAACGTAAATACATCTATACTGGAAGAAATTGAAGGGCTTACCAATAAAAAAGTGGATGAAAAGAAACGTAAAATGATCATGCATGGTGCAGATGAGGTAGACCTGGTATACAGCGGTCTGGAAGAAACCATGATCACTGCCACAAGGGAAATTATGGAAGAATGGAGAAATAACCCGGAGATCCCGGACATGCGCACGGCAGCATATGTAGTGGCTATCAATAAAGTAGCCACAACATATGCAGAATTGGGTATTTTCCCGTAA
- a CDS encoding YceD family protein → MAYRRVYDIAFVGLKPGVHEFNYAITDKFFEAFQEQDFTNCKAQIKLLLDKKSSFMMLKFEVGGTLDVVCDRCNNPLTLELWDEFIITVKMVEEPGLMNDQEEDPDVYYISRGESHLNVEDWIYEFINLSIPMHKTCGFDNADGPQCNKEALKMLNKLGSEKTSKKEVNPLWKDLEKFKGLDN, encoded by the coding sequence ATGGCTTACAGAAGGGTGTACGATATTGCTTTTGTGGGTTTAAAACCAGGAGTTCATGAGTTCAATTATGCAATAACAGACAAGTTCTTTGAGGCATTTCAGGAGCAGGACTTCACCAATTGCAAGGCACAGATCAAATTGCTGCTGGATAAAAAAAGCAGTTTTATGATGCTGAAGTTTGAAGTGGGGGGCACATTGGATGTAGTATGCGACCGGTGTAACAATCCGTTAACACTGGAGCTATGGGATGAATTTATCATTACGGTAAAAATGGTAGAAGAGCCCGGTTTAATGAACGACCAGGAAGAGGATCCGGATGTTTATTATATCAGCAGGGGCGAAAGCCATCTGAATGTAGAGGACTGGATCTACGAATTCATTAACCTCAGTATTCCCATGCATAAGACCTGTGGTTTTGATAATGCCGATGGACCGCAATGCAATAAAGAGGCCCTGAAGATGCTGAACAAGCTGGGTTCCGAAAAAACCTCTAAGAAAGAGGTCAACCCGCTTTGGAAAGATTTAGAAAAATTCAAGGGACTGGACAATTAG
- the rpmF gene encoding 50S ribosomal protein L32: MPNPKRRHSQQRSAKRRTHYKATSTTLTTDATTGETHVRHRAYVNEGKLIYKGKVVAEKAPAKA, translated from the coding sequence ATGCCAAATCCGAAACGCAGGCACAGCCAGCAAAGAAGCGCAAAACGCAGAACTCACTATAAAGCCACTTCCACTACTTTAACCACAGATGCCACTACGGGTGAAACCCATGTACGGCACCGTGCTTATGTAAACGAAGGCAAGCTCATTTACAAAGGAAAAGTAGTAGCTGAAAAAGCACCTGCAAAAGCTTAA
- the plsX gene encoding phosphate acyltransferase PlsX: protein MMNIGIDTMGGDFAPLEALRGVKKYLSQNEGNGIQLTLFGDEAAIKEIIAEEQIPEEQVTVVATTQIIGMHEHPTKALKEKTDSSIAVGFQYLAKGKTNAFVSAGNTGAMLVGTLFSIKTIEGILRPVISSIIPKKNGGTGLVLDVGLNADCKPEQLNQFATLGAVYAKHILEIPHPKVGLINVGEEEGKGNILTQGAYPLLKENRNIRFIGNIEGRDLFNDKADIMVCDGFTGNIILKLAESIYDISTAEALNNSYLNRFNFEIYGGTPVLGVEHPVVVGHGISKATAFSNMILVAEKMLQTDVLQKLKEAVQQS from the coding sequence ATGATGAATATTGGAATTGATACGATGGGTGGCGATTTTGCGCCCCTTGAAGCATTAAGAGGAGTTAAAAAATATCTTTCGCAAAATGAAGGGAACGGCATACAACTTACATTATTTGGAGATGAGGCAGCGATTAAAGAAATCATTGCAGAAGAACAGATTCCGGAAGAACAGGTTACTGTAGTTGCCACCACGCAGATCATTGGCATGCATGAGCACCCTACCAAAGCGCTGAAAGAAAAGACCGATTCCTCTATTGCCGTTGGGTTTCAATATCTGGCAAAGGGCAAAACCAATGCGTTTGTGAGCGCAGGAAATACCGGCGCCATGCTGGTAGGCACCTTGTTCAGCATCAAAACGATCGAGGGGATTTTACGGCCCGTGATCTCTTCTATTATTCCCAAAAAAAACGGTGGCACCGGCCTGGTCCTGGATGTGGGGCTGAATGCAGATTGTAAACCCGAGCAATTGAACCAGTTTGCTACATTAGGCGCCGTTTATGCAAAGCATATCCTGGAAATTCCTCATCCTAAAGTAGGGTTGATCAATGTGGGCGAGGAAGAAGGTAAAGGCAATATATTAACCCAGGGGGCTTATCCTTTGCTGAAAGAAAACCGGAATATCCGCTTTATAGGAAATATTGAAGGCAGGGATCTTTTTAATGATAAGGCAGATATTATGGTATGCGACGGTTTTACCGGCAACATTATTTTAAAGCTGGCAGAATCTATTTATGATATTTCAACAGCAGAAGCGCTGAATAATTCTTACCTGAACCGGTTTAATTTTGAAATTTACGGAGGCACTCCTGTATTAGGCGTAGAGCACCCGGTTGTGGTGGGGCATGGCATTTCAAAGGCCACCGCTTTCAGCAATATGATCCTTGTAGCTGAAAAAATGCTGCAGACCGATGTGCTTCAGAAATTAAAAGAGGCGGTTCAACAGAGTTAA
- a CDS encoding vWA domain-containing protein, with the protein MMMKKTGLIAKAAFAAVLSSVLLFSCKKDDVVKITPPLNDNSLPSAAVYNVKVLEAGEKKVRFSVDLAVFKDSKNMEYGFGAGEFKIDTLYGSYAFKAVKASLSGGNAAGNYSSIMLMDQSGSTDNTDPDDLRIDAGKIFCWNMNQGDESWVWWFSDNYAKIGTGFTNDTAQLVKDVESVRNKSKGNTRLYDSQIAAVTDIAGKGTKSVKALLTFTDGEDNLSSKSSSAVVSAATAKNVRLYNIGLGSSSDAYLFDQAIATGGAFMYAQDAQQLISMFGNLGKLLDGSAKFYSIEWEMTPVGNTTIPKGTYNVILKVLTPYNYTIDVPVSVTYQ; encoded by the coding sequence ATGATGATGAAAAAAACCGGTCTGATTGCAAAAGCTGCTTTTGCTGCTGTTCTAAGCTCTGTATTGCTTTTTTCCTGTAAAAAAGATGATGTTGTTAAAATAACACCACCCTTAAATGACAATTCCCTTCCATCTGCTGCTGTATATAATGTAAAAGTGCTGGAAGCGGGGGAGAAGAAGGTGCGCTTTTCGGTTGACCTTGCCGTGTTTAAGGATTCAAAAAATATGGAATACGGCTTTGGAGCCGGGGAATTTAAAATTGATACGCTGTATGGCAGTTATGCTTTTAAAGCAGTAAAAGCGTCTTTATCGGGCGGTAATGCTGCCGGCAATTATTCTTCAATTATGCTGATGGATCAGAGTGGCAGCACGGATAACACAGACCCGGACGATCTCAGGATTGACGCAGGTAAGATTTTCTGCTGGAATATGAATCAGGGGGATGAATCCTGGGTATGGTGGTTCTCTGATAATTATGCCAAGATCGGAACAGGATTTACAAATGATACTGCTCAGTTAGTAAAAGATGTGGAAAGCGTACGCAATAAATCCAAAGGCAATACCCGCCTGTATGATTCGCAGATCGCTGCTGTTACGGATATTGCAGGGAAAGGCACTAAATCCGTAAAAGCTTTATTAACCTTTACGGATGGTGAGGATAACCTGAGCTCCAAAAGCAGTAGTGCTGTAGTAAGCGCAGCAACTGCCAAAAATGTGCGGTTGTATAATATAGGGCTGGGCAGTTCTTCTGATGCCTATCTTTTTGACCAGGCAATAGCTACGGGAGGGGCATTTATGTATGCGCAGGATGCACAACAACTGATCAGCATGTTTGGCAACCTGGGCAAGCTGCTGGATGGTTCTGCAAAGTTCTATTCCATTGAATGGGAAATGACACCCGTTGGCAATACGACCATTCCGAAGGGTACGTATAATGTTATTTTAAAAGTGCTGACACCTTACAATTATACGATCGATGTACCGGTGTCTGTAACGTATCAGTAA